One part of the Desulfonema ishimotonii genome encodes these proteins:
- the ribH gene encoding 6,7-dimethyl-8-ribityllumazine synthase, with translation MPNYIEGRLNAEGKQFAIIASRFNDFITDRLVGGATDALVRSGAKDGDIDIVKVPGAFEIPVLAKKLAGKDRYHAIICLGAVIRGATSHYDYVCAEVSKGIATVSMESGVPVIFGILTTDTIEQAIERAGTKAGNKGWDSAVSAIEMANLMVAVD, from the coding sequence ATGCCGAATTATATTGAGGGCAGACTGAACGCCGAGGGCAAGCAGTTTGCAATTATTGCGAGTCGTTTTAACGACTTTATCACAGACCGGCTGGTCGGGGGCGCAACCGATGCCCTGGTGCGTTCCGGCGCAAAGGACGGGGATATCGATATTGTAAAGGTGCCCGGTGCCTTTGAGATCCCCGTGCTGGCTAAAAAGCTGGCCGGAAAAGACCGGTATCATGCGATCATCTGTCTGGGGGCTGTGATCCGGGGGGCAACGTCCCACTATGACTATGTGTGTGCCGAAGTCTCCAAGGGGATTGCCACCGTCAGCATGGAATCCGGCGTCCCGGTCATCTTCGGAATTCTTACCACTGACACCATAGAACAGGCCATCGAACGGGCCGGAACCAAGGCCGGTAACAAGGGCTGGGATTCGGCTGTGAGCGCCATTGAAATGGCGAATCTGATGGTGGCTGTAGACTAG
- the glyA gene encoding serine hydroxymethyltransferase, producing MELKYIEATDPEIADVITHELDRQQYTLELIASENIASRAVMAAQGSVLTNKYAEGYPDKRYYGGCEVVDAAEKLAIRRAKEIFGAEYVNVQPHSGSQANMAVYFALLEPGDTIMGMDLAHGGHLTHGSPASFSGRLFRFVHYGVDKESGTINYDELARLAETHRPRMIVAGASAYPRTLDFSRFAEIARSVGAWLMVDMAHIAGLVAAGLHPSPVPHADVVTSTTHKTLRGPRGGLIMARAEHGKKIASQIFPGIQGGPLMHVIAAKAVAFREAETDAFREYQKAVMENAAAMAARLTEKGVDLVSGGTDNHMMLADLRSLDITGKDAEILLETAGITVNKNAVPFETRSPFITSGIRIGTPAVTSRGMKPAEMIVIADMIVEVLKNRDDEAVIRKNRAAVRALCDAFPIYPEPEG from the coding sequence ATGGAGTTGAAATATATTGAGGCGACAGACCCTGAGATTGCAGATGTGATTACCCATGAACTGGACCGGCAGCAGTATACGCTGGAGCTGATTGCGTCGGAGAACATTGCCAGCCGCGCAGTGATGGCCGCTCAGGGCAGTGTGCTGACCAATAAATATGCCGAGGGGTATCCGGATAAGCGGTACTATGGCGGGTGTGAGGTGGTGGACGCTGCTGAAAAGCTGGCCATCCGCCGGGCAAAAGAGATATTCGGGGCCGAATATGTGAACGTCCAGCCCCATTCCGGGTCACAGGCCAACATGGCGGTTTACTTCGCGCTCCTGGAGCCGGGAGATACCATTATGGGCATGGACCTGGCCCACGGGGGCCATCTGACGCACGGCAGCCCGGCCAGTTTTTCCGGGCGGTTGTTCCGCTTTGTCCACTACGGCGTTGACAAAGAGAGCGGCACCATCAACTACGATGAGCTGGCCCGCCTTGCAGAGACGCACCGTCCCCGGATGATCGTTGCCGGTGCCAGTGCCTATCCGCGTACCCTGGATTTCAGCCGGTTTGCTGAGATTGCGCGGTCAGTGGGGGCATGGCTGATGGTTGATATGGCGCATATTGCCGGTCTGGTGGCGGCAGGATTGCATCCGTCGCCCGTTCCCCATGCCGACGTGGTCACCTCAACGACCCACAAGACCCTGAGAGGTCCCCGGGGCGGACTGATTATGGCCAGGGCGGAACACGGGAAAAAGATCGCAAGCCAGATTTTTCCGGGCATCCAGGGCGGCCCCCTGATGCATGTTATTGCCGCCAAGGCCGTGGCGTTCAGGGAGGCTGAAACCGACGCCTTCCGTGAATATCAGAAGGCGGTGATGGAGAACGCAGCCGCCATGGCCGCGCGTCTGACGGAGAAGGGCGTTGATCTTGTCTCCGGGGGCACGGATAACCATATGATGCTGGCGGACCTGAGAAGCCTGGATATTACCGGAAAGGATGCTGAGATCCTGCTGGAGACGGCAGGGATTACGGTCAATAAAAACGCGGTGCCCTTTGAGACGCGAAGCCCTTTTATCACCAGCGGTATCCGTATCGGCACCCCGGCGGTCACGTCCAGGGGCATGAAACCGGCGGAAATGATTGTCATTGCGGATATGATCGTTGAGGTTCTGAAAAACCGGGATGATGAGGCCGTTATCCGTAAAAACCGGGCTGCGGTGAGGGCGCTGTGTGATGCCTTCCCCATTTATCCCGAACCGGAGGGCTGA
- a CDS encoding TrpB-like pyridoxal phosphate-dependent enzyme, with amino-acid sequence MEARKIFLKEDEIPRQWYNILADIRLNPPLKPDGTPVLPEDLAPVFPMNLIEQEVSTERWIDIPEDVLDVLRIWRPAPLVRARSLEKALGTPARIYFKNESVSPPGSHKPNTAVPQAYYNKVFGIERLTTETGAGQWGSALSFACAQFGIRCKVYMVRVSFDQKPYRKSMMETWGGNCVASPSMETRAGRDALEKNPDTPGSLGTAISEAIEAAVADETGKTRYSLGSVLNHVMLHQTIIGLEAKKQFEMIGDYPDIVIGCAGGGSNFAGLAFPFVHDKINGRPIEIYPVEPTACPTLTKAPFVYDYGDTAGYTPLLPMHSLGHAFVPPPLHAGGLRYHGMAPTVSQIVAEGLATPRSVTQLDAYQAGILLARTEGIIPAPETTHALACVVDEARKAREEGKEKTIVFTWSGHGLLDLGAYDRYLSGMLSNFALSEDEIAQSEEIFRDYPKPEHLKSC; translated from the coding sequence ATGGAAGCCCGAAAGATATTTTTAAAAGAAGACGAAATCCCTCGCCAGTGGTATAATATTCTTGCGGACATCCGATTAAATCCGCCGTTGAAACCCGATGGCACACCTGTTCTGCCGGAAGATCTGGCACCGGTTTTTCCCATGAACCTGATTGAGCAGGAGGTCAGCACCGAGCGATGGATTGATATTCCGGAAGATGTGCTGGATGTGCTGCGGATCTGGCGGCCCGCCCCCCTTGTCCGTGCCCGGTCCCTGGAAAAAGCCCTGGGTACCCCGGCCCGGATCTATTTCAAGAATGAAAGCGTCAGCCCGCCCGGCAGCCACAAACCCAATACAGCGGTCCCCCAGGCTTACTACAACAAGGTGTTCGGCATTGAGCGGCTGACCACCGAGACCGGCGCAGGCCAGTGGGGCAGCGCCCTCTCCTTTGCCTGTGCGCAGTTCGGTATCCGGTGCAAGGTCTACATGGTACGGGTCAGCTTTGACCAGAAACCCTACCGCAAGTCGATGATGGAAACCTGGGGCGGCAATTGTGTGGCCAGCCCCAGCATGGAAACCCGTGCGGGACGGGATGCTCTGGAGAAAAATCCCGATACGCCCGGCAGCCTGGGCACGGCCATCAGTGAGGCCATTGAGGCGGCGGTTGCGGATGAGACGGGCAAGACCCGGTATTCCCTGGGCAGTGTCCTCAACCATGTGATGCTCCATCAGACCATTATCGGGCTGGAAGCCAAAAAGCAGTTTGAGATGATCGGTGACTATCCTGACATCGTTATCGGATGCGCCGGGGGCGGAAGCAATTTTGCGGGTCTGGCCTTCCCCTTTGTGCATGACAAAATCAACGGCAGGCCGATTGAGATCTATCCGGTTGAACCGACGGCCTGTCCCACCCTGACCAAGGCCCCCTTTGTGTACGATTACGGAGACACCGCCGGATATACGCCGCTGCTGCCCATGCACAGCCTTGGCCACGCCTTTGTGCCGCCGCCCCTCCACGCAGGCGGCCTCCGATATCACGGCATGGCCCCCACCGTCAGCCAGATTGTGGCAGAGGGGCTCGCAACGCCCAGATCCGTGACCCAGCTGGATGCGTATCAGGCAGGCATCCTCCTGGCCCGCACCGAGGGCATTATCCCGGCCCCTGAGACGACCCATGCCCTGGCCTGTGTGGTGGATGAGGCCCGGAAGGCCAGAGAAGAGGGGAAGGAGAAGACGATTGTGTTCACCTGGAGCGGACACGGTCTCCTTGACCTGGGGGCCTATGACAGATATCTTTCCGGTATGCTCTCCAATTTTGCGCTTTCGGAAGATGAGATCGCGCAGTCGGAAGAGATCTTCAGGGATTACCCCAAACCGGAACATCTGAAAAGCTGCTGA
- the ribD gene encoding bifunctional diaminohydroxyphosphoribosylaminopyrimidine deaminase/5-amino-6-(5-phosphoribosylamino)uracil reductase RibD has protein sequence MVDTGMDDTHYMRTALGLAEKGAGYTSPNPMVGAVVVRDGHIVGRGWHEAVGGPHAEVNALEDAGPLADGATLYVTLEPCNHTGRTPPCTQKILESGVRRVVVAMDDPNPEVKGGGNDCLKNRGVAVTTGVCEAEARRLNESFIKYVKTRRPFVVLKCAATLDGSIATRTGDARWVSGEASRAFVHQLRHRMDGIMVGIGTVISDNPSLTTRLDSGKGLDPTRIILDSKLSIPEDAKVLRLESGADTVLVTGEAVSDTKKAVLRNKGIRVISAPLRDGGINLDLLMNRLGYIGITSLLIEGGSRVIASALQARIVDKIMFFYAPKILGGDDGIPICRGAGPKLMRQCIPIRDMNVRQFGEDIMVEGYIDKSKTW, from the coding sequence ATGGTTGATACGGGTATGGATGATACACATTATATGAGAACAGCCCTCGGTCTTGCCGAAAAAGGCGCGGGCTATACTTCTCCGAATCCCATGGTCGGCGCGGTGGTGGTAAGGGACGGCCATATCGTGGGCAGGGGCTGGCACGAGGCGGTCGGCGGCCCCCATGCAGAGGTCAACGCCCTGGAGGACGCAGGTCCGCTTGCGGACGGTGCGACCCTTTATGTAACCCTTGAGCCGTGTAATCATACGGGCCGGACGCCGCCCTGCACACAGAAGATTCTTGAATCGGGGGTTCGCCGGGTGGTCGTTGCCATGGATGATCCCAATCCGGAGGTGAAGGGCGGCGGAAATGACTGCCTGAAAAACCGGGGCGTGGCCGTGACCACCGGGGTCTGTGAGGCAGAGGCCCGCAGGCTGAACGAGTCCTTTATCAAATATGTGAAGACCCGGCGTCCGTTTGTGGTGCTCAAGTGCGCTGCCACGCTGGACGGCAGCATCGCCACCCGGACCGGTGACGCCAGATGGGTTTCCGGCGAGGCGTCAAGGGCGTTTGTCCACCAGCTCCGCCACCGGATGGACGGCATCATGGTGGGGATCGGGACGGTCATCAGCGACAATCCCAGCCTGACGACCCGGCTGGACAGCGGGAAAGGGCTTGATCCGACGCGCATTATCCTGGACAGCAAGCTCTCAATCCCCGAAGATGCAAAGGTGCTGCGCCTGGAATCCGGGGCCGATACCGTGCTGGTAACGGGCGAGGCCGTGTCGGATACCAAAAAAGCGGTGCTGAGAAACAAAGGGATCAGGGTCATATCGGCCCCGCTCAGGGACGGGGGAATCAATCTTGACCTGCTGATGAACCGGCTCGGCTATATCGGCATCACCAGCCTGCTGATTGAAGGCGGAAGCCGGGTGATCGCATCGGCCCTTCAGGCGAGGATTGTGGACAAGATCATGTTTTTTTACGCCCCGAAGATCCTGGGCGGGGATGACGGAATTCCGATCTGCCGGGGAGCCGGTCCGAAACTGATGCGGCAGTGCATCCCGATCCGGGATATGAATGTCCGTCAGTTTGGCGAGGATATCATGGTCGAAGGATATATTGACAAAAGCAAAACCTGGTAA
- a CDS encoding bifunctional 3,4-dihydroxy-2-butanone-4-phosphate synthase/GTP cyclohydrolase II gives MPRITIEKAIEEIRAGHMVILVDDEDRENEGDLTMAAEKVTPEAINFMAKYGRGLICLSLTGEKVDALELPMMVSNNTSKFETGFTISIEAKRGVTTGISAADRATTVLAAVADDCKPDDLARPGHIFPLRARNGGVMVRVGQTEGSVDLARLAGLRPSGVICEIMDDDGTMARRPALEEFSEQHGIGICTIADLVEYRMRTEAFVRRAAETSIPTKFGGEFRIIAYENDVDNLTHIALVKGDLREDDPVLVRVHSECMTGDIFGSLRCDCRDQLHKAMAMVDAEGAGVILYLRQEGRGIGLVNKLKAYELQQHQGMDTVEANQELGFKDDLRDYGIGAQILRDLGVRKMRLMTNNPKKMVGLEGYGLSVVEQVDIEIPPNEFDRCYLECKKLKMGHLLNLGAKP, from the coding sequence ATGCCACGGATAACAATCGAAAAGGCCATTGAAGAGATCAGGGCCGGACACATGGTCATTCTGGTTGACGACGAAGACCGGGAAAACGAAGGGGATCTGACCATGGCGGCTGAAAAAGTGACGCCGGAGGCCATCAACTTTATGGCAAAATACGGCAGGGGGCTGATCTGTCTCTCCCTGACCGGGGAAAAGGTGGATGCCCTTGAACTGCCCATGATGGTGAGCAATAATACTTCCAAGTTTGAAACCGGCTTTACCATATCCATTGAGGCCAAACGCGGTGTGACCACCGGCATCTCGGCAGCCGACCGGGCGACGACGGTTCTGGCGGCGGTCGCGGATGATTGCAAACCCGATGACCTGGCCCGTCCGGGGCATATCTTTCCGCTTCGGGCAAGGAACGGCGGGGTGATGGTGCGCGTGGGGCAGACCGAGGGGTCGGTGGATCTCGCCCGTCTGGCCGGTCTCAGGCCGTCCGGCGTGATCTGCGAGATCATGGATGATGACGGCACGATGGCCCGGCGGCCTGCACTGGAGGAGTTCAGCGAGCAACACGGCATCGGCATCTGCACCATCGCCGATCTGGTGGAATACCGGATGCGGACCGAGGCCTTTGTCCGGCGGGCTGCCGAAACCTCCATTCCCACGAAATTCGGCGGGGAGTTCAGGATTATCGCCTATGAAAATGATGTGGACAACCTGACCCATATCGCCCTTGTCAAGGGCGACCTCAGAGAGGATGATCCGGTGCTGGTCCGGGTTCACTCCGAGTGCATGACCGGTGATATTTTCGGATCGCTCCGCTGTGACTGCCGGGACCAGCTCCACAAGGCCATGGCGATGGTGGATGCTGAGGGGGCCGGGGTCATTCTCTACCTGAGACAGGAGGGGCGGGGCATCGGTCTGGTCAACAAGCTGAAGGCATATGAGCTGCAACAGCATCAGGGCATGGATACGGTTGAGGCCAACCAGGAGCTGGGGTTTAAGGACGATCTCAGGGATTACGGGATCGGCGCACAGATTCTGCGGGATCTCGGGGTCAGAAAAATGCGCCTGATGACCAACAACCCCAAAAAGATGGTGGGGCTGGAAGGGTACGGGCTGAGTGTGGTCGAGCAGGTCGATATTGAAATTCCGCCCAATGAATTTGACCGGTGCTATCTGGAGTGTAAAAAATTGAAAATGGGGCACCTGCTGAATCTGGGGGCCAAACCGTAA
- a CDS encoding deoxycytidylate deaminase has translation MSDPRRPSWDEYFMDITTLVARRSTCIRRAVGAIIVKDRRILSTGYNGAPTGIQHCTDVGCLRRNLKVPSGERHELCRGIHAEQNAIIQAALHGVSIKDATLYCTNLPCSICAKMIINAGIRKINYVNGYTDPMSLQMFEEAGIEVIQFGIASQEEGP, from the coding sequence ATGTCCGATCCGCGTCGCCCTTCGTGGGACGAGTACTTTATGGATATCACAACGCTGGTTGCCAGGCGTTCGACCTGTATCCGCCGCGCTGTGGGGGCCATCATCGTCAAGGACAGGCGCATCCTGTCCACCGGGTACAATGGCGCGCCGACCGGAATTCAGCACTGTACCGATGTGGGCTGCCTTCGCAGGAACCTGAAGGTTCCGTCGGGAGAACGCCATGAGCTGTGCCGGGGGATTCATGCGGAGCAGAACGCAATTATCCAGGCCGCACTTCACGGGGTTTCCATAAAAGATGCAACGCTTTACTGCACCAATCTCCCCTGTTCCATCTGTGCCAAGATGATCATCAACGCAGGCATCCGGAAGATCAACTATGTCAACGGATATACCGACCCGATGTCGCTTCAGATGTTTGAAGAGGCGGGGATTGAGGTGATACAGTTCGGCATCGCAAGCCAGGAAGAAGGGCCATGA
- the nusB gene encoding transcription antitermination factor NusB produces MKIRRKSRELALQALFYMDVRQNVSTEAFELFCTCFSQPDKSHDFFSRLTKGVMRYRSQIDNIIERFSSNWKISRMGCVDRNIMRVAVYEVILCEDIPAKVSINEAIEIGKKFGTDESGAFINGILDSVRLTLEEDALDFDAGSADEVPLRIPSVPVSVQDEEEKAATVRFSRVRGRPGVVRRRGHVPASPPDTTDNP; encoded by the coding sequence ATGAAAATTCGTCGTAAATCGAGAGAACTGGCCCTGCAGGCGCTTTTTTACATGGATGTGCGTCAGAATGTGTCCACAGAGGCCTTTGAGCTGTTTTGCACATGTTTTTCACAGCCCGACAAGTCCCATGATTTTTTTTCAAGACTGACCAAGGGGGTGATGCGCTACCGCTCTCAGATTGATAATATCATCGAACGGTTTTCCAGCAACTGGAAGATCAGCCGAATGGGCTGCGTAGACCGGAACATCATGCGGGTCGCCGTGTATGAGGTGATTCTGTGCGAGGACATTCCGGCCAAGGTCTCCATCAACGAGGCCATTGAGATCGGCAAGAAGTTCGGAACTGACGAATCCGGGGCATTTATCAACGGTATTCTGGACAGTGTCCGGCTTACCCTTGAGGAGGATGCGCTTGATTTTGATGCCGGATCGGCGGATGAGGTTCCGCTTCGTATCCCGTCGGTACCGGTGTCGGTTCAGGATGAAGAGGAAAAGGCGGCCACCGTCCGTTTTTCGAGGGTGAGAGGGCGTCCCGGTGTGGTCAGGCGTCGCGGGCATGTCCCTGCCTCCCCGCCGGACACAACCGATAACCCGTAA
- a CDS encoding cyclic nucleotide-binding domain-containing protein, with protein sequence MTDLSKHEKIVDRYVEQNRTEEAVKLLFQLIVKYAKEKNFEKAEALRDRLFEIDAMALDEIIKSAEIIEQEKSEAMDHNHMDIWSDFYSTLTTEEKNIFYFSLKKADYGPDEPVFLQKEKNQRLYFVNQGQLKLFFSQNDTEQLIKTLRPGCIGGEDTFFSISLCTTSLVTLSPVRLNYLEQSTFLEWQVKYPALTAKLQSFCNKKGISGPDILKKKGINRRAHERFKVSGSIRFQVLNASGKPIGKAFKGDLSDISVGGLSFFIKTANRKNALTLLGRRLRVRFVIPVGETEVEAEQAGAITGVINHLFSDYSIHMKFDRPLSKTAVEKVGMYIEAGRRGGHSGKADKTAV encoded by the coding sequence ATGACAGATCTTTCCAAGCATGAAAAAATTGTTGACAGGTATGTGGAACAGAATCGGACTGAGGAAGCGGTTAAGCTTTTGTTTCAGTTGATTGTCAAATATGCAAAAGAGAAGAATTTTGAAAAGGCGGAGGCATTGCGGGACAGGCTGTTTGAAATAGATGCCATGGCTCTGGACGAAATCATAAAGTCGGCTGAGATTATTGAGCAGGAAAAAAGTGAGGCCATGGACCATAACCACATGGATATATGGTCAGATTTCTACAGCACCCTGACGACCGAAGAGAAAAATATCTTCTATTTTTCTCTCAAAAAGGCGGATTACGGACCGGATGAGCCGGTTTTTTTGCAGAAGGAGAAGAATCAGCGGCTCTATTTTGTCAACCAGGGGCAGTTGAAGCTCTTTTTCAGTCAGAATGATACTGAGCAACTGATCAAGACGCTGAGGCCCGGCTGTATCGGGGGGGAAGATACCTTCTTCAGTATTTCACTGTGTACCACTTCTCTGGTAACGCTCTCGCCGGTCAGGCTCAATTACCTTGAGCAAAGCACCTTTCTTGAGTGGCAGGTGAAATATCCGGCACTTACGGCAAAGTTACAGTCTTTTTGCAACAAAAAGGGCATATCCGGCCCCGATATCCTGAAGAAAAAAGGGATTAACCGCCGGGCACACGAGCGATTCAAGGTGAGCGGGTCCATCCGGTTTCAGGTGCTGAACGCATCCGGCAAGCCCATCGGAAAGGCCTTTAAGGGCGATCTTTCGGACATTTCCGTGGGGGGACTCTCTTTTTTCATCAAGACAGCAAACCGGAAAAATGCTTTAACGCTTCTGGGGCGGCGGCTGCGGGTCCGGTTTGTCATCCCGGTCGGAGAAACTGAGGTTGAAGCCGAGCAGGCGGGAGCCATTACCGGGGTGATCAATCATCTTTTCAGCGATTATTCCATTCATATGAAATTCGACAGACCCCTGAGCAAAACCGCAGTGGAGAAGGTCGGGATGTATATCGAAGCCGGCCGCAGGGGCGGACATTCGGGCAAAGCCGATAAAACCGCAGTATAG
- the rpiB gene encoding ribose 5-phosphate isomerase B, with product MSNDKAPVIIGCDHAAYALKEIIKAYLSDRGIDVEDAGTFSEDSVDYPDFGIKVASAVSEGAFARGILICGTGIGMSMVANRFPHVRAALCNDLFSAAMCKKHNNANVLVMGGRVIGDVLAREIVKAWLETPFEGGRHQARLEKFDTVG from the coding sequence ATGAGCAATGACAAAGCACCGGTAATTATCGGGTGTGACCACGCAGCGTATGCGCTGAAGGAAATAATCAAAGCGTATCTTTCGGACCGGGGAATTGATGTCGAAGATGCGGGAACTTTCAGTGAGGACTCCGTCGATTATCCGGATTTCGGAATAAAGGTTGCCAGCGCGGTTTCAGAGGGCGCATTTGCGCGGGGCATCCTGATCTGCGGAACCGGCATCGGCATGTCCATGGTGGCCAACCGTTTCCCGCATGTCCGGGCCGCCCTCTGCAATGACCTGTTTTCCGCCGCCATGTGCAAAAAACATAATAATGCCAATGTCCTGGTAATGGGGGGACGGGTGATCGGTGATGTCCTTGCCAGGGAAATTGTAAAGGCGTGGCTGGAGACGCCCTTTGAGGGGGGACGGCATCAGGCCCGTCTGGAAAAATTCGATACAGTTGGCTGA
- a CDS encoding riboflavin synthase → MFTGIIEGLGTVAGIQPSGQGMKLTLEADFSLDGTRLGDSIAVNGACLTAVALAGRRFTVDVSPETVARTTFGRISIGQRVNLERALRLSDRLDGHLVSGHIDGMGRMKDRRAESNAIIITFGADRTLTRYMIEKGSVAIDGVSLTINRCDRDSFDVSIIPHTAKLTTVGFKKVGDPVNIETDMIGKYVERFVTGTREETDDRDGRSPLDMAFLAKNGFI, encoded by the coding sequence ATGTTTACAGGAATTATCGAAGGCTTGGGCACGGTTGCGGGAATACAGCCGTCAGGGCAGGGGATGAAGCTGACCCTTGAGGCGGATTTTTCCCTGGACGGTACCCGGCTCGGTGACAGCATTGCCGTTAACGGGGCATGTCTGACGGCCGTGGCGCTGGCCGGGAGGCGGTTCACCGTTGATGTCTCGCCGGAGACCGTTGCCAGAACCACTTTCGGCAGGATCAGCATTGGCCAGCGGGTCAATCTGGAACGGGCACTGCGGCTGTCGGACCGGCTGGACGGTCATCTGGTATCCGGACACATTGACGGCATGGGCCGGATGAAGGATCGCCGGGCGGAAAGCAATGCCATTATCATCACCTTCGGCGCTGACCGGACCCTGACCCGCTACATGATCGAAAAGGGGTCGGTTGCCATTGACGGGGTCAGCCTGACCATTAACCGCTGCGACAGGGACAGTTTTGACGTGAGTATTATTCCTCACACCGCAAAACTGACCACCGTCGGCTTCAAAAAGGTCGGAGATCCGGTCAACATTGAAACCGACATGATCGGCAAATATGTTGAACGGTTTGTTACCGGTACCCGGGAAGAGACCGACGACCGGGACGGCCGTTCACCGCTCGATATGGCGTTTCTGGCAAAGAACGGATTTATATAA
- the nrdR gene encoding transcriptional regulator NrdR, which yields MKCPFCGEIDNKVVDSRLTRDRNAIRRRRECLACSRRFTTYEHIEDIPIMIVKKDGRREVFNRDKVRAGILRACEKRDVSMDAIEDFLDELERDLREAEAKEVPSALIGEKIMNRLHELDDVAYVRFASVYREFKDVSDFVSELESLQGRDPAREEGTS from the coding sequence ATGAAATGTCCGTTTTGCGGTGAAATAGACAATAAGGTCGTCGATTCCCGTCTGACCCGTGACAGAAACGCCATCCGTCGTCGCCGGGAGTGTCTGGCGTGTTCTCGGCGTTTTACCACCTATGAACACATCGAAGACATTCCCATTATGATTGTCAAGAAAGACGGGCGGCGTGAGGTGTTTAACCGGGACAAGGTCCGGGCCGGTATTCTGCGGGCCTGTGAAAAGCGTGATGTGAGCATGGATGCCATTGAAGACTTTCTGGATGAACTGGAGCGGGATCTCCGGGAGGCCGAAGCCAAGGAGGTGCCCTCAGCGCTCATCGGAGAGAAGATCATGAACAGGCTGCATGAACTGGATGATGTGGCCTATGTCCGGTTTGCCTCCGTCTATCGCGAGTTTAAGGATGTGAGCGACTTTGTTTCCGAACTGGAAAGCCTTCAGGGACGGGATCCGGCCCGGGAAGAGGGGACGTCTTAG
- a CDS encoding MBL fold metallo-hydrolase, with amino-acid sequence MIIKSLEVGPIMANCYILGCENTRAAVIIDPGDDSDRIQAELSQLSLTAKYIVNTHGHFDHVGANKKMKTATGAPILIHKGDAPMLSRLSTDATMFGLSAENSPEPDRMVADGDIIEFGEITLKVFHTPGHSPGGISLYTDGYVFVGDTLFAGSIGRTDLPGGDYDTLITSVRNKLFILADDTRVFCGHGPETTIGREKQYNPFFR; translated from the coding sequence TTGATTATTAAGAGTCTGGAAGTCGGGCCGATTATGGCGAATTGTTATATCCTGGGATGCGAAAATACCCGGGCGGCAGTGATCATTGATCCGGGCGATGATTCGGACCGGATTCAGGCAGAACTGTCCCAGCTCAGCCTGACTGCGAAATACATTGTCAATACCCACGGTCATTTTGACCATGTGGGCGCGAATAAGAAGATGAAAACAGCGACCGGTGCGCCGATACTGATCCATAAGGGGGACGCCCCCATGCTGAGCCGCCTGTCAACCGATGCCACCATGTTCGGGCTTTCCGCCGAGAATTCACCGGAGCCGGACCGGATGGTTGCAGACGGGGATATCATTGAGTTCGGAGAAATTACCCTGAAGGTGTTTCACACGCCGGGGCACAGCCCCGGGGGGATTTCCCTTTACACGGACGGGTATGTCTTTGTCGGCGATACCCTGTTTGCCGGTTCCATCGGCCGTACAGACCTGCCGGGCGGGGATTATGACACCCTGATCACCAGCGTGCGGAACAAGCTCTTTATTCTGGCTGACGATACGCGGGTTTTCTGCGGCCATGGCCCGGAGACGACCATCGGACGGGAGAAACAGTATAATCCGTTTTTCCGGTAA